gtgtgtaaattATCTTTGAGTTGTTTGCGGCGGCATCTTCAGTAAGTTAAATCAAGAGAAGTGGACAAAGAGGGGGTTGACCCGTTAATGATTTGTTTCTTCCTGCAGAGGGCTCATGATGTTTATGTGTGATTgtttgctaaaaatattttgcCTTTTCCCCCCCCCCATTCTTGTAATATTTGATCCTGTGGATGCAAATGTCAGAAGCCTTTGGTATAAACTGAAATATGCATGACTTCATTTTCGTACACACCGTAACCTCCAGCCCTCTGTAAGATACCCCTCTCAGCTCAATGTTGCTGCAGTGCATTGTTGCAGGTTCGTTTTGAGTTGTCCAGCATAACCCTCCCGCTTGTCTGTCAAAAACTGCAGATATAAAGCTTCTTAACGCTGCAGTGGACACTATAAATGATTAATAAAACTGTAAACTGCTGATGGAAAACCCTGCAATGTTTTCACTTGTCTCAACCCCTGTCAATTCAGAAGTATCTTGGAAAAGTGCATCATCTGTTAATAAAACTAGTAAAGGCGGTAAATTCATATTTGGCTTTGTTTCCCATTTTTAATTATCAATAAATCCACAGGGAGCTTAtgtttttcggcactagtggcctttatatttttttaacagtaggtagacaggaaagggggagacattcggtaaatgtcgcctggtccgggactcgaacccgggacagccgcttcgGTATGGTCGCGTGCTTCACctctacaccatcagcgctTACGTTGCCCATGAAGCAAGACAATTATTTCTCATCATAATTTGTGGTTGTCCGGctgattatttgtttttccagaaTCTTGGAGAACTGAGGTAGTAATGAGACAGGTCTAGTTTATCAGGAGTGTTTGTTCCCAGTTTTATACAGCGGTGTAACTTTTGctactttcattttgtttgaaaatgtgCCACTTTGAAAAGATAAGTTGcatatatatgtaaataatatGCAAGTTCCCTCAATTACCTTTTTTTAGAACCAACAAATCAATATCACAATCAGCAGATGAAAaactttagattattttttttctctctcattgCTGTGAAGAACAAGTAAATCAGATTGACGGTAACTGAATTCCATCTATAAACTCAACTTTCCACAAATTGATTTCCGCAGTTGGTAAGTCCTTCATATAGTCAGCTTGGTTTGGTTGGCTTTTCACCCTTAACAAATCATTGCTATGATTTTCTTACGGGTACAAAACTCTGGGGACACAAGTTTGACAatccaataaatattttagtcaCTAAATACATATGTTCCTATATGTGTTAGCATTAACAATGGAtatgttaaatttaaattcatCTATAATTATTTCAGTTGGGTCAAACATTAActataaaaatacaattatgttAAATTATGTTATGCTCACTGTGATAATTTAAGCTATAATAGTTCAGCTCAACTGACACCGCAGCTTAACTTCGGACCAATCACCTTCAGTTAAAGCTGTATTAGCCCCACTCAGTTAAAATCTTGAAAAAGTTTAGATgattatataaaaaacatttaaaatataaaaacagatatGTACAGAAATGTAATGAACATCTGATacaatgactgttaatatgttttatttagaaaatacacTTATGCTAGTAATGTAATGCACCATCATTTTAGGACATGTTcgttataaataaagaaaatattatttttatcgGATGGTAAATTCGAAAGAAGCCCAAATAATAACATTGCTATGTGTAAGAAAACCTTACAACGACGCTGGTTGATTGGATTACGAACAGACTTCATGTCACGTGAATCCATCACCATGGTTTCCATGCCGCACATGCTCTGTGACGGAACTCCTTTGATGTCGATGATGTAACAAACACGTTTGAAGTCCAAAACAGTGGACCACTTGTGAGTTCTGCTCAGAACACTTTAACAAGCGTTCATAGTCCTGCTGATTACAGAAAGATTTGAGAAAATTTGAcctttttttcaacttttttctgTAAACACAGTTTGTATTAATTTGATTTCTAGACAAAGACCTACTCAGTCATCACAATAGTAGTTACACAGCCAGAAGGAATCCATATTTTCAtagtttttcaaagaaaactgcATCTCTAAATGGAAAAACTGCTCTACAGTATCCCAAAAGACAAGTGGGACGACTTTGTTGCTGGTAGTGCTGCGATACAGAAAATATGGTTGAAGGAACATCTGCTTTTGGACAGTACCAATTTCTTTTCTGCTCTGGTTTTGTCCAAAGTCCAGAGCCTGCCTGTCACACGCAAGGATGTCAAAGCCATTGTGGGTAACCAACTACCAGAAGCTCTTGCGAACGTCCTGGGAAGTACAGTGATTTGTGATTTAGAAcccattaaaatgtttaacaaattaGTTATCAGAGAAGTGGCAAGCAAGATCCAATCCTCCACCAATCAGGACAGTATGAAGAAACAGTCTCTGGTCAGAAGAAGCATGGATAAACTATTCCACGCGGTGGATCGAGTTAGGGTGCTGGGACATCAAACAGCTGTAGATAATGGCACAAAAGCAAAGATTTGTAAACAGGAGAATGTTCCGTCTACCAATGCTGCACCACACACTTTGAGGGCACCAAGAAGAAAAGCAAAGGGTGCACCTGCGATTTATAATAAATACCGTGGAGGGAAACAATGGTTAAAAGAGGGAGTGCCCAAGTTACCAACCATCCCTGAAGCCACTCAGATGGAGGAAATGTTGGCTGAAATCAACCATTTTGGATACAACATCCAGACTTACAATGAGGTAAATGTCCATGATTTGGAAACACAACCATCTGCCAAGGTGTGTAACATCTTAAAACCAGAGTCTCCTCCTCTTGAAGTTAACAATAAATCCACCATCCACAATGAGCGATCATCAAAGTCATCATTTGAtaacaataaaaaggttaatttcCTAAATGATTCTGATGTTGAAAAACAGCCATCCAGGGAAGAATTCAAAGGCTTAAAAGCTAGCTATCCCCTGGAACCCAAAATTGTTGAGAGTGGGAATTTTCAGGCGTGTGATCTATCAGAATCTCCAACAGCTAAGAACAGTTCACAGAATCCCAGTTTAGAGGAAGAGCACAGAAAAGAATATGTTGGCATGATTATTGAGTTGCTTTTGGTGCAGGCACTTGAAGTATCATATATGTCATGCTCCTGTAAAGTCTTTGATGATCTCTACGAGTATATTTTTGAGAAGGTCTGGACTGAGGTTCGGGGGCAAACTATAATAATTCGCTCAGGACGCCTTAATAGATTTGTCAAAAGCATCTTTTCAAAGATTTGTGAAGACATTttctgtaaaaagaaaagagcCCTGTCTTTATTTGTCATGAGAGCCCCCAAGCCTGAAGAAGTATATCTGGCCATTTTaaaggaaaacctgttaaagaaaGTTGGCATTTGTGAAAGATTTGTTAACTTCATGTATGACATCTACGACAAAATGAATAATGCGTGCGGCTAACGGCCTCAAAGTTCTTGTGACCAAGATTCATACACCCGGAAGGCATCCATGATGGCTCTTATCCAAAGTGGGGTTTCTCCAGGAGAGCAGTGAAGAAGCTCAAATTACAAATTCCACGCCAACAAGAGAACCCCAACACTTCCCAGAGACCACAAATGTCGAAAAACCTACATCCTGTCCGGGATCTGCCAACAGCAGTGAGAAACGGCATGAGATCTGGAACAGGGTGATGGAATGAAAATGGCCATGCAGACACTTTATAAGCAAAATGAATGTCTGACCCCAGAGTACACGGAcaaattattaaacatttttgcaataGTAAACAAGTCTTGTGTAATAGAATATGTGACTAAACTGCCGTAGACATCTAATTGATTCACAACAGCAGACACTACGGCCAATTTGTGTTAAGGTTTAGATTATCTTCAATATATTATTTTCAGAAAAGCTGAACATGCAGTTTGCATATATTTGCCAATGCaggtgtgggttctctccgagTACTCTGGCTCTCCTACAGTCCAATTTGCTGTAATTCATGATAATGTAATGTATCTAtacaatatattgtttttctatttaatcCATTCTTCACTTAACGTTTCAATATCAAACATGCAACATATTAATCAAACGATTTCTTCATattgaaaaatataaagaaaaaaaggaagggTTGTCAAGGTAGCCAAGACTGCTGTTGAGTCTTCAGTTTCAGAGACTTAATCCTATGATGCTCAAAGATTTGCAAACAATTTCAAAAGCCCCTTTTCATTGCTTTTGAAAAGCCCCAGGCTTTAGAAAGCCCAGGTTGCATTTCATAACGAATTAAACcgggtaatttcactttcctgGGGCTTTACTTTCATGGGTAAATGGTTCTGGTCTGGAATAGGTCTTTTCAGCTTTTCCTGGGATTTGTTAAAGGGGCGGGGCAGCAAGGCATGGCACCAGCTGCTTCAGTAATGGCACAGGTTTCTATACAATTAATCGTTTTTGTACCAATATTTGTcataaaatgtagttttaagatgtttttaagtgAGACAGTAGACCTCAAAACAtcatctgtgcagtcagttcatcaagaatgagactactttaaaatgttttttctgggtttttggAGCAGTAGAGCTCC
This DNA window, taken from Girardinichthys multiradiatus isolate DD_20200921_A chromosome 1, DD_fGirMul_XY1, whole genome shotgun sequence, encodes the following:
- the LOC124865297 gene encoding uncharacterized protein LOC124865297, producing the protein MEKLLYSIPKDKWDDFVAGSAAIQKIWLKEHLLLDSTNFFSALVLSKVQSLPVTRKDVKAIVGNQLPEALANVLGSTVICDLEPIKMFNKLVIREVASKIQSSTNQDSMKKQSLVRRSMDKLFHAVDRVRVLGHQTAVDNGTKAKICKQENVPSTNAAPHTLRAPRRKAKGAPAIYNKYRGGKQWLKEGVPKLPTIPEATQMEEMLAEINHFGYNIQTYNECEQFPHLYQRSC